The Comamonas resistens genome includes a region encoding these proteins:
- a CDS encoding type II toxin-antitoxin system RelE family toxin — MAWRIEFEDTALKELAKLDKQVARRILAFLRERVAVLDDPPSVGEALKGSTLGEFWKYRMGGCRIITSIEDGVMRILVLKVGNQSK, encoded by the coding sequence TTGGCTTGGCGCATTGAGTTTGAAGACACCGCTCTCAAAGAGCTGGCTAAGCTGGACAAACAAGTAGCCCGACGCATCCTAGCCTTCCTGCGGGAGCGGGTGGCAGTGCTTGATGATCCGCCCAGCGTGGGGGAGGCTTTAAAGGGCTCAACGCTGGGGGAGTTCTGGAAATACCGCATGGGCGGCTGCCGCATCATCACCAGCATCGAGGATGGTGTTATGCGGATTTTGGTGTTGAAGGTGGGCAACCAAAGTAAATGA